In Erigeron canadensis isolate Cc75 chromosome 7, C_canadensis_v1, whole genome shotgun sequence, one DNA window encodes the following:
- the LOC122606912 gene encoding WAT1-related protein At5g40240-like: MGVEERVNFLYKDVLPFGAMVMVEIMLVGGNTLFKSASAQQINSYVFTFYVFLIGFIIFLPYFFIHYRSISIPPIKLDIVGKIFILSVLMYLSQVFGYIGLKYSSPTLSSIMGNLSPAFTFMLAFLFRMEKVHLRSYTSQAKVIGTIVSISGAIIATLYSGPSVLSGSVGLDWILGGLLLALQYFLLALSLVAQAKILMVYSVDLMVIFVFSVSGLLVAGIGGLVLARDMDAWKLEPNLILVTILYMGFSSGFFNVLIQIWILRIKGPVYVAMFKPLTIVIALIMGVMFLGDTLHIGSVLGGSIITIGFYGVVWGKAKESEDAPPNQITAPLLETRDFLEQGSLIS, translated from the exons ATGGGTGTTGAAGAGAGAGTTAATTTCTTGTACAAAGATGTATTGCCATTTGGTGCAATGGTGATGGTGGAGATTATGCTTGTTGGTGGTAACACACTCTTTAAATCAGCAAGTGCCCAACAAATTAATTCTTATGTTTTCACTTTCTATGTCTTCCTTATTggcttcatcatcttcttgCCTTACTTTTTCATCCACTACAg GAGCATAAGCATTCCTCCTATCAAATTGGATATTGTTGGCAAGATATTTATACTAAGCGTGCTTAT GTACTTGTCACAAGTATTTGGATACATCGGTCTTAAGTATAGTTCTCCGACTCTATCATCGATTATGGGCAACCTTTCCCCTGCTTTTACTTTCATGCTTGCATTTCTCTTTAG GATGGAAAAAGTACATTTGAGAAGTTATACTAGTCAAGCCAAAGTAATAGGAACAATAGTCTCAATATCAGGAGCGATTATTGCGACACTTTATAGTGGTCCATCGGTGTTATCCGGGTCGGTGGGCTTGGACTGGATTCTTGGAGGACTTTTGCTTGCACTTCAATATTTTCTACTTGCCTTGTCTCTAGTTGCTCAG GCGAAAATATTGATGGTTTATTCAGTGGACCTCATGGTAATATTCGTGTTCAGTGTAAGTGGATTACTTGTAGCTGGAATTGGAGGGTTAGTCTTGGCAAGAGATATGGATGCTTGGAAGTTGGAACCTAATCTTATATTGGTCACTATATTATACATG GGGTTTTCTTCGGGATTTTTCAACGTGTTGATACAAATTTGGATCTTACGCATTAAAGGGCCTGTCTATGTAGCCATGTTTAAGCCATTAACGATTGTGATAGCGCTCATTATGGGTGTCATGTTTCTCGGTGACACATTGCATATTGGAAG TGTATTAGGAGGAAGCATAATAACAATAGGATTTTATGGGGTGGTGTGGGGTAAAGCCAAAGAGTCAGAAGATGCACCACCAAATCAGATCACTGCTCCTTTGCTCGAGACACGTGATTTTCTGGAACAAGGCTCATTAATTTCCTGA